A genomic region of Methyloceanibacter stevinii contains the following coding sequences:
- a CDS encoding beta-ketoacyl-ACP synthase III: protein MSNLRSVVKGVGGYLPDRIVTNEDLTATVDTTDEWIVARTGIRERRIVADGQLTSHMAIEAAKRALDHAKVDAEDIDLIVLATSTPDQTFPATAVTIQAELGITEGAAFDVQAVCSGFVFALATADNYLKSGQFKRALVVGAEAFSRILDWEDRSTCVLFGDGAGALVIEAQKPNGTPLERGVLATTLRSDGRYRDKLYVDGGPSSTGTVGHLRMDGPEVFRHAVTKISDVILETLQKADLTPADIDWFVPHQANKRILDGAARRLGLERERLVMTVDKHANTSAASIPLALMTACSDGRIKEGDLVLLEAMGGGFTWGALLIRW, encoded by the coding sequence TTGTCGAATTTGCGGTCAGTGGTGAAGGGGGTCGGCGGCTATCTGCCGGACCGTATTGTCACCAATGAAGACCTGACCGCGACCGTCGACACCACCGATGAGTGGATCGTGGCCCGGACCGGCATCCGCGAGCGCCGCATCGTCGCCGACGGGCAACTCACATCCCACATGGCGATCGAGGCCGCGAAGAGGGCGCTCGATCACGCCAAGGTCGATGCCGAGGATATCGACCTGATCGTGCTTGCCACCTCCACGCCGGATCAGACATTCCCGGCCACGGCGGTCACAATCCAAGCCGAACTCGGTATCACGGAAGGCGCCGCCTTCGACGTGCAGGCAGTCTGCTCGGGCTTCGTTTTCGCTCTCGCCACAGCCGACAATTACCTGAAGAGCGGCCAATTCAAGCGCGCGCTGGTGGTCGGCGCCGAAGCCTTTTCGCGGATCCTCGATTGGGAGGACCGCTCCACATGCGTCCTGTTCGGCGATGGAGCGGGCGCCCTCGTGATCGAGGCGCAGAAGCCGAATGGCACGCCTCTCGAAAGAGGGGTGCTGGCGACGACCCTGCGGTCGGACGGCCGGTATCGCGACAAGCTCTACGTGGATGGCGGACCGTCCTCAACCGGAACGGTAGGTCATCTCCGCATGGACGGACCGGAGGTTTTCCGGCACGCCGTTACCAAGATTAGCGACGTAATACTGGAAACTTTGCAAAAAGCGGATCTGACCCCGGCCGACATCGACTGGTTCGTCCCGCACCAAGCAAACAAACGCATCTTGGACGGGGCGGCCCGAAGACTTGGTCTGGAGCGTGAACGGCTTGTCATGACCGTCGACAAGCACGCGAATACATCGGCGGCGTCGATTCCTCTTGCGCTCATGACAGCCTGCTCGGACGGCCGCATCAAGGAAGGTGACCTCGTTCTCTTGGAGGCGATGGGCGGCGGCTTCACATGGGGCGCGCTACTGATCCGCTGGTAA
- a CDS encoding integration host factor subunit alpha has product MGGKTLTRADLAEAVFKKVGLPRNESAEIVELVLREIVSSLENGDQVKLSSFGSFGIREKGERIGRNPKTGQEVPITPRRVLVFRASNIMKQRINESLSGGNSQD; this is encoded by the coding sequence ATGGGCGGGAAGACACTGACACGGGCTGACCTTGCGGAAGCCGTGTTCAAAAAAGTTGGCCTACCGCGAAATGAGTCGGCGGAAATCGTGGAGCTGGTGCTCCGCGAGATCGTGTCGAGCTTGGAGAACGGGGACCAAGTCAAATTGTCGTCCTTCGGGTCATTCGGAATCCGTGAAAAAGGCGAGCGGATCGGCCGGAACCCGAAGACGGGCCAGGAAGTGCCCATTACGCCGCGGCGCGTGCTAGTCTTCCGGGCCAGCAACATCATGAAGCAGCGGATCAACGAGTCGTTGTCCGGGGGCAACTCCCAGGACTAG
- a CDS encoding O-antigen ligase family protein, protein MSLAFGGVDAQVPAPMHSVGRSGGHVRPGFKRLVLIYLWLVIVTGCFVYVEPSPYDVLLLGAMVVLPVAGLIALPRGLSVYLLLLCGIVAGGFVASTQAGIFAVPVKHVTITLYLALTSFVLAAFVAKNPTPHTRLIMSAYVTAGLIASIAALIGYFNLVPALYEVLTEFGRARGTFKDPNVLGAFLVPAILYALNGMLNGRTSRALLWSAVLMVLVLATLLSYSRGAWLNAAVGLVTYGFFAFVMSESNRKRAKLLALGIMGALVIVGGLVAIATVPEISERLGERASFEQSYDVGPEGRFGGQRKAAALVASHPLGIGALEFARLHHPEDVHQVYLNMYLNTGWLGGTFYLLLVLTTIVLGLRLVIRDRGSDGISIVLLAAFLGMVVEGLVVDTDHWRHFYLIMALVWGMALAPSSQRRTAP, encoded by the coding sequence CTGGTCATCGTCACCGGCTGCTTTGTGTACGTAGAACCGTCGCCCTATGACGTTCTGCTGCTCGGCGCCATGGTCGTCCTGCCGGTCGCCGGCCTCATCGCTCTTCCTCGCGGCCTGTCCGTCTACCTGCTCCTGCTCTGCGGTATCGTCGCCGGCGGCTTTGTGGCCTCGACCCAGGCAGGCATCTTCGCCGTGCCGGTCAAACACGTCACCATCACGCTCTACCTCGCTCTGACCTCGTTCGTTCTCGCGGCATTCGTCGCCAAGAACCCGACGCCGCACACGAGACTGATCATGTCGGCCTATGTGACCGCGGGGCTGATCGCCTCCATCGCCGCCTTGATCGGCTATTTCAACCTGGTGCCGGCCCTGTACGAGGTTCTGACCGAGTTCGGCCGGGCGCGCGGCACCTTCAAGGACCCCAACGTGCTCGGCGCCTTTCTGGTGCCTGCGATCCTCTACGCCTTGAATGGCATGCTGAACGGCCGCACCTCGCGTGCCCTTCTGTGGAGCGCCGTTCTGATGGTGCTGGTCCTGGCGACCTTGCTCAGTTACTCGCGCGGCGCATGGCTCAATGCCGCCGTAGGGCTCGTCACGTACGGCTTCTTTGCGTTCGTGATGTCGGAATCGAACCGCAAACGGGCGAAGCTGCTGGCGCTGGGGATCATGGGTGCCCTTGTCATCGTCGGCGGCTTGGTGGCGATCGCGACGGTTCCGGAAATCTCCGAGAGACTCGGCGAGCGTGCGAGCTTCGAGCAGTCCTATGACGTCGGACCGGAGGGACGTTTCGGTGGTCAGCGGAAGGCGGCCGCGCTCGTCGCATCACATCCGCTCGGCATCGGTGCGCTGGAATTCGCCCGGCTGCATCATCCCGAGGACGTGCATCAGGTCTATCTCAACATGTATCTCAATACGGGATGGCTCGGCGGAACGTTCTACCTGCTGCTGGTGCTGACAACGATCGTCCTGGGGCTGCGGCTCGTCATCCGCGACCGCGGGAGCGACGGCATCAGTATCGTGCTGCTGGCCGCGTTTCTCGGAATGGTCGTCGAGGGGCTTGTGGTCGACACGGACCATTGGCGGCACTTCTACCTGATCATGGCGCTGGTCTGGGGAATGGCCTTGGCGCCCTCGTCACAGCGCAGGACCGCGCCCTAG